In the genome of Limnobaculum zhutongyuii, one region contains:
- a CDS encoding multifunctional CCA addition/repair protein produces the protein MKTYLVGGAVRDQLLGLPVHERDWVVVGATPEQMLTLGYQQVGKDFPVFLHPKTHDEHALARTERKSGSGYTGFTCYAAPDVTLEQDLLRRDLTINAIAQDDDGTLIDPYHGQRDLEQRVLRHVSVAFREDPLRVLRIARFAARYANLGFTIAPETWQLMKEMVNSGEIAHLTAERVWKETEKALSTRSPQVFFDVLRECGALAVLFPEINNLFGVPAPEKWHPEIDTGVHVLMVLEMAATLSDEIDVRFSALLHDVGKGVTPEALWPHHHGHGLAGIKLVEEICQRYKIPNATRELACLVSEFHDRIHTVYQLRPDSILSMLNAIDVWRKPHRLEQMLLVSEADYRGRAGWQQKAYPQADYLRQAFDVVNGVSVKEIIEQGFTGADIKDQLNKRRLEALTKWKESQPQS, from the coding sequence GTGAAAACCTATCTTGTTGGCGGAGCCGTCCGCGACCAACTACTGGGCTTACCCGTACATGAGCGTGATTGGGTGGTGGTTGGTGCCACACCTGAGCAAATGCTGACGTTAGGTTATCAGCAGGTAGGAAAGGATTTCCCGGTATTTCTTCATCCCAAAACGCATGATGAGCACGCATTAGCCCGTACCGAGCGTAAATCAGGCTCCGGCTACACCGGTTTTACCTGCTATGCCGCTCCTGATGTCACTCTGGAACAGGATTTACTACGTCGCGACCTCACTATCAATGCCATTGCGCAGGATGATGACGGTACCCTTATCGACCCTTATCACGGTCAACGAGATCTCGAGCAGCGTGTTCTACGCCATGTCTCTGTGGCTTTCCGTGAAGACCCTTTACGGGTGCTGAGAATCGCCCGTTTTGCTGCACGCTACGCCAATCTTGGCTTTACCATCGCACCAGAAACCTGGCAACTGATGAAAGAGATGGTTAACAGCGGTGAAATCGCGCATCTGACGGCAGAACGCGTCTGGAAAGAGACAGAAAAAGCCCTGTCAACTCGTAGCCCTCAGGTATTTTTTGACGTGCTGCGGGAGTGTGGTGCTTTAGCCGTTCTGTTTCCTGAAATTAATAATCTGTTTGGTGTCCCAGCCCCTGAGAAATGGCATCCGGAAATCGATACAGGTGTACACGTTTTAATGGTGCTGGAGATGGCGGCAACGCTGAGTGATGAGATCGATGTCCGTTTCTCTGCGTTACTGCATGATGTGGGTAAAGGTGTTACACCAGAAGCACTCTGGCCTCACCATCATGGTCATGGTTTAGCCGGCATAAAATTAGTGGAAGAAATCTGTCAGCGTTACAAAATTCCTAACGCTACCCGCGAACTGGCTTGTCTGGTTTCTGAGTTCCACGATCGGATCCATACTGTATATCAGCTGCGACCGGACAGCATATTAAGTATGTTGAACGCTATCGACGTCTGGCGTAAACCACATCGGCTGGAACAGATGCTATTGGTCAGCGAAGCTGATTATCGAGGTCGGGCTGGCTGGCAGCAAAAAGCGTATCCACAGGCAGATTATCTCAGACAGGCTTTTGACGTCGTTAATGGCGTATCGGTTAAAGAGATTATCGAACAAGGGTTCACCGGTGCAGATATTAAAGATCAGCTGAATAAACGCCGTTTAGAAGCGCTCACTAAATGGAAAGAGAGCCAGCCGCAAAGTTAA
- a CDS encoding CYTH domain-containing protein — protein MTVEIELKFIATSEAVATLPEVISRLKAEGGEVQQLSNTYYDTAEGTLRRHRIGLRVRGCNDSWEMTLKSAGNTVGGVAHRAEHNIPLPSGKLDIALLPANVWPTDIDVPALQTQLQPLFTTDFKRQSWLVKFQQSQIEIAIDQGYITAGEASEAISELEMELKQGNAADILTLAQQLTSVKGLRLGSQSKAARGYGLLSDDTAIVVTPMEVLTVPERATVEQGLEASLEWAFAYWQRNEACWFDGASQAQSAVSHSLTAIRQILTLFGGIIPRKATAPLRERLTELEQQLEVAQDAAAVCYQPGYLQLKLALMAWVMNKGWRIFIDDKGKQKLAGSFKRFADIMLSRCKSELKEAFNKKLTNDGYNDQQSRLERQIINFYLLSGAYDKEQSLPYIEVWQKLFDAEGDRDTLRRNAMEQPLFWLNSSQHV, from the coding sequence ATGACCGTTGAGATTGAGCTTAAATTTATTGCCACTTCTGAAGCCGTTGCTACTTTGCCTGAAGTTATATCCCGATTGAAGGCGGAGGGTGGGGAGGTCCAGCAGTTATCAAATACTTACTATGACACGGCAGAAGGCACATTGCGCCGTCATCGTATTGGCCTGCGGGTTAGGGGCTGCAATGATTCCTGGGAGATGACGCTGAAATCGGCAGGAAATACCGTTGGCGGAGTTGCTCACCGTGCCGAACATAATATTCCATTACCTTCCGGCAAGCTGGATATCGCTTTATTACCAGCCAATGTTTGGCCAACTGATATTGATGTTCCAGCCTTACAGACTCAACTACAGCCGCTATTTACCACTGATTTCAAACGTCAGAGCTGGCTGGTTAAGTTTCAACAGAGCCAGATAGAGATTGCTATCGATCAGGGGTATATCACTGCAGGGGAGGCCAGTGAAGCTATTAGCGAACTGGAGATGGAACTGAAACAGGGGAATGCTGCCGATATTTTGACGCTGGCGCAGCAGTTAACCAGCGTGAAAGGACTACGTTTAGGGAGCCAAAGTAAAGCCGCTCGGGGATATGGTTTATTAAGTGATGATACTGCCATCGTTGTTACGCCAATGGAGGTGTTAACCGTTCCTGAGCGCGCGACCGTTGAACAAGGATTGGAAGCCTCATTAGAGTGGGCCTTTGCTTACTGGCAACGTAATGAAGCCTGCTGGTTTGATGGCGCGTCACAGGCCCAGTCGGCGGTTAGCCATAGTCTGACGGCAATACGCCAAATTCTGACGCTGTTTGGCGGTATCATTCCCCGCAAAGCAACTGCTCCGTTACGTGAACGTTTAACCGAGCTGGAACAGCAGCTTGAAGTCGCTCAGGACGCGGCGGCTGTCTGTTATCAGCCAGGATATCTGCAACTGAAACTGGCACTGATGGCCTGGGTAATGAATAAGGGATGGCGCATTTTTATCGATGATAAAGGGAAACAAAAGCTGGCGGGTTCTTTTAAACGTTTCGCCGATATTATGTTGTCCCGCTGTAAGTCAGAGTTGAAAGAGGCGTTCAATAAGAAATTAACCAACGATGGCTATAACGACCAGCAGTCGCGCTTGGAACGTCAGATTATCAATTTCTATCTGCTTTCTGGCGCATATGATAAAGAGCAGTCGCTGCCTTATATTGAAGTCTGGCAGAAACTGTTTGATGCAGAGGGCGATCGTGACACATTACGTCGTAATGCCATGGAACAGCCGCTGTTCTGGTTAAACAGTTCGCAGCATG
- a CDS encoding TIGR04211 family SH3 domain-containing protein, whose product MLNLRTISIALLASLSMTSFIVAADTRYISDNLNTYLRGGPSDNYRLTGTINAGEKVELLAVNDTTKYGQIQDSKGRTAWIPLDQLSTAPSLSERVPALEQQVKDLTDKLANIDNSWNQRTADMQEKVAKSDGIINGLKQENQQLKDELADARKKVSDISLQMDDKQRTIIQQWFMYGGGVAGVGLILGLLLPYLIPRRKKDRWMN is encoded by the coding sequence ATGCTAAATTTAAGAACAATCTCTATCGCTTTACTCGCATCACTGAGTATGACGTCTTTTATCGTTGCGGCTGATACCAGATATATCTCTGATAATCTGAATACCTATCTGCGTGGCGGTCCATCAGATAACTATCGCCTTACCGGTACGATTAATGCTGGCGAGAAGGTTGAGCTGCTTGCCGTTAACGATACGACCAAATACGGTCAGATTCAGGACAGCAAAGGCCGTACCGCCTGGATCCCACTGGATCAACTAAGCACTGCGCCAAGCCTGAGTGAAAGAGTGCCGGCACTTGAACAACAGGTCAAAGATTTGACCGATAAATTAGCTAATATTGATAATAGCTGGAACCAACGCACTGCTGATATGCAGGAAAAAGTGGCCAAAAGCGATGGCATTATCAATGGCTTAAAGCAGGAAAATCAGCAGTTAAAAGATGAATTAGCCGATGCCCGTAAAAAGGTAAGTGACATTAGCCTGCAAATGGATGATAAGCAACGTACTATTATCCAACAATGGTTTATGTATGGCGGTGGAGTCGCCGGTGTTGGTCTGATTTTAGGTCTGTTACTGCCTTATCTGATCCCTCGCCGCAAAAAAGATCGCTGGATGAACTAA